From Acidobacteriota bacterium:
ACGGAACCTGATCATCTTCAGGCATTGAACTTCTAATCACCCTCACGGCTCTATATCGATCGGCGTCCCATTGGGAATCGCGCGCCATAGTTCATCCATCTCTTTATTTGTCACAACGATGCAACCCCGTGACAAATCCACAAGCCGATGCAGCTTGCCCAGTCGGCCGAACCTGTTGGGCAAGCCGTGAATCATGATGTCTCCGCCCGGCGAAACTCCCTTTTCCCGCGCAGCTTGAATATCCTTTTGATTGGGGTAAGAAATATGAAGTGCAAGGTAATATAAACTCTTCGGATTCCGAAAGTCGATCGTATAGCGGCCTTCCGGCGTCTTGTTGTCGCCCTCGCGCTCTTTCGGACCGACCGGAACGCGCCCCAGAGATATCTTGTATGTCTTCAAAGGCTCGCCTTTAAAATACAGTGTCAGTCGGCGACGGGATTTTTCCACAACCACGAGATCAGCCCGCATATCCGGCGACAGGGGGTTTTCAAGGTGATTCGCCCATAGAAATATTGCGCCGATAGACACGGTGATCAATCCGATAACCGTTATCACCCATAAAAACCCTTTTTTTATCATATCTATGAAATCCTCCTCTCGCAGAGATCGTATTTTTCAAAGCAACTTATATTGGTCAAAAGTCATTCCTTATTGCCCAGCTATAAATACATATGTTCTTGGAAAATAATCAGCTCTCAAGCAAAGTTTTGAGTTATCAGCAACAGTCGGCCTCTGAAAACCACGCAGCCGATCCCTTCAACCCTCCAGCCGGGGAACATGAGATTCCGGCAGAATGACCTCGCCCGCCGCGCCGGCGAAATGGATCGTCATCCCCCGTTTCAATCGCACGGACGCCCCGACGTGCACATCCTTAACCCGGCCGTCCGGCTGCACCGCCGTCCATTTGTCCGGACCCAGATTTTTCAAGCCCCACAGGTTTTTTTCGGAGGGGTGCCTCTCCATACGGGCCGCCGGCATGGAAAAATCATAGAGCCGGCCCCGCACAAGATGGTGCGGATAAAGTACGGTATCATGGTTGAGGGCCGCCGCATCGCTCCCGATTTTCACAAACGCCGGCAGCATGATTTTCCGCCGGCATGACCAGCAATAGCCGGGCCGGTGCCCCGTGCTCTTTCCAGTCGCGGCATCGAAAAAATTTTCGGCGCCGCAGGCGGAACAGTAGACAATCGCATCGCGCAGGACGACCATGGCCCGGCGCCATTCGCTTTCCCGAACACGCCGTCCCGAGCGGCAACGCCTGAGATCGCCGAAAGAGCGGGCGAAAAGTTCCTGCAGCCACCGGGGATAGAGCGGCCAGAACGCCAGGGCATTGTCATGGCTGCCGGCAACGGGCCGGTTCCCGGGATCATGCGGATCGAAAATGAAAAGAGGATTCATCCCGTAAAGCTCGCGCATGGCGGCCATGTCCAGGCAGCGGATGCGCAATTCCCGCTCACCCTCCAGGGGATGATGGACGACCAGCAGGTAAAACAGCAGCACGGCCAGAGAAAAAAGATCGGTCTCAATACAGGGGCCGCTCTCGCCCCGGATGATTTCAGGGGCCATGAAACGCATGGTCCCTTCGATATGTCCGGCCTGCCCGTCCACATCGACGTTGTCGTTGTCGCAAATCCGGATTTCGCCGGATTTCGGATCGAAAAAGACATTTCCAAACGAGATGTCGCGGTAGCAGAATCCCTTGGCATGAAGCTGGAGGTAGTTGTGCGCCAATTCGAAACCGGCCGTCGCCAGAACTCGGAAACTCGGCTCGATCCGCCGTCTCATGAGTTCGCTCAATCCCCGGAAACGCGGTTCCCGCAGAGGCATCAGGTAGCCCTCGCCGAGGACGCCGGAGACGGTCACCCTTTCGAGCGGCCAGAGAAATCGATCGCTGGGAGGTCCGGCGGCGATGATCCTGTCCAGGCGGGGAATCAAGCCCGGATCTCTTCGCAGATATTCCGGATCATACCACTTCAAAGCCAGGGCTTCGTTTCCCCGGGTCACGCGATAGACTTCTCCCTGACCGCCGGAACCTAGAAAATCCCCCACGCGGCCCTGCCGTTCGCCGGGCCTGCCGGAAACCACGGTCATTCCTTTGGCGAGCATATGGCGCATTAAAGCCTACCCTCCAAACGAGCCAAAATGTAGATAACGGACACGGTAAAGCCGAAAAGAAGCGGCAAGCCCAGCACCGGGCCGGCGGTTTCGAGGACGATATCCATCGACCGAGCCGTGAAACCGAGAAACGGAGAAGTC
This genomic window contains:
- a CDS encoding L,D-transpeptidase family protein, with protein sequence MIKKGFLWVITVIGLITVSIGAIFLWANHLENPLSPDMRADLVVVEKSRRRLTLYFKGEPLKTYKISLGRVPVGPKEREGDNKTPEGRYTIDFRNPKSLYYLALHISYPNQKDIQAAREKGVSPGGDIMIHGLPNRFGRLGKLHRLVDLSRGCIVVTNKEMDELWRAIPNGTPIDIEP
- a CDS encoding serine/threonine protein kinase produces the protein MRHMLAKGMTVVSGRPGERQGRVGDFLGSGGQGEVYRVTRGNEALALKWYDPEYLRRDPGLIPRLDRIIAAGPPSDRFLWPLERVTVSGVLGEGYLMPLREPRFRGLSELMRRRIEPSFRVLATAGFELAHNYLQLHAKGFCYRDISFGNVFFDPKSGEIRICDNDNVDVDGQAGHIEGTMRFMAPEIIRGESGPCIETDLFSLAVLLFYLLVVHHPLEGERELRIRCLDMAAMRELYGMNPLFIFDPHDPGNRPVAGSHDNALAFWPLYPRWLQELFARSFGDLRRCRSGRRVRESEWRRAMVVLRDAIVYCSACGAENFFDAATGKSTGHRPGYCWSCRRKIMLPAFVKIGSDAAALNHDTVLYPHHLVRGRLYDFSMPAARMERHPSEKNLWGLKNLGPDKWTAVQPDGRVKDVHVGASVRLKRGMTIHFAGAAGEVILPESHVPRLEG